The proteins below come from a single Aegilops tauschii subsp. strangulata cultivar AL8/78 chromosome 6, Aet v6.0, whole genome shotgun sequence genomic window:
- the LOC109755122 gene encoding uncharacterized protein produces MKLHVAFFLLVAMAATARAVTFDASNTASGTTGGKRFDNAVGLAYSKQVLSDASTFIWSTFNQRAAADRKPVDAVTLVVEDIDGVAFTSGNGIHLSASYVGGYTSGDVKKEVTGVLYHEATHVWQWNGQGAANGGLIEGIADYVRLKAGLAPGHWRPRGSGSRWDEGYDITARFLDYCDSLKPGFVAQLNAKMKSGYSDDFFAQILGKNVQQLWQDYKAKFGG; encoded by the coding sequence ATGAAGCTGCACGTAGCCTTCTTCCTCCTGGTAGCCATGGCCGCGACGGCCCGGGCCGTGACGTTCGACGCGTCGAACACGGCGTCGGGCACCACCGGCGGCAAGCGCTTCGACAACGCCGTCGGCCTCGCGTACTCAAAGCAGGTCCTCTCCGACGCCTCCACCTTCATCTGGAGCACCTTCAACCAGCGCGCCGCTGCCGACCGCAAGCCCGTCGACGCGGTCACCCTCGTCGTGGAGGACATCGACGGCGTCGCCTTCACCAGCGGCAACGGCATCCACCTCAGCGCTAGCTACGTCGGCGGCTACACCTCCGGCGACGTCAAGAAGGAGGTGACCGGCGTGCTGTACCACGAGGCGACGCACGTGTGGCAGTGGAACGGGCAGGGCGCGGCGAACGGCGGCCTCATCGAGGGGATCGCCGACTACGTGCGGCTCAAGGCCGGGCTCGCGCCTGGGCACTGGAGGCCGCGGGGGAGCGGCAGCCGGTGGGATGAGGGGTACGACATCACGGCGAGGTTCCTCGACTACTGCGACTCGCTCAAGCCTGGGTTCGTCGCGCAGCTCAACGCCAAGATGAAGAGCGGGTACAGCGACGACTTCTTCGCGCAGATTCTCGGCAAGAACGTGCAGCAGCTGTGGCAGGACTACAAAGCCAAGTTCGGAGGCTGA